Below is a genomic region from Caulobacter rhizosphaerae.
TCTTGAATTCCTCGGCGTAGTCGAACGTCTCGCCCATCGGGTTGGAGCGCGGCGAATGCTGGTTGAGGCTCTCGAGGCGCAGGTTCTGCGGCCACCAGTCGCGGTTGCCCCTGGGCCGGCCGTGGCCCACCGGGCACTGGCCGCCGGCGCTGTCTTCGACCTTGGCGTCCATCGTCTTTCTCCGCGTTGGCTTGTGTCTGCTCGCCGACATCGGCGCCTGCCTAGACAACGCTCTTCTCGTCATAGGTAAAATTGATTGTTCCTATCAGACCGATAGGCGAAACCTTGAGGGGGAAAGGGAGGCGGAGACTCCGCTGGATTGGGACGACGCATTTTGGCGGTCCTCCTCACGGAGAACCGCCGGGCTGGCTTCACCTGGTTCCGGATCTTAGGCGATCAGTTCGTACGCCGGCAGGGTCAGGAACTCCTCCAGCGTGTCGGACAACACCATCTGCGAGAACAGCAGGGCCGCGTCTTCCAGGCGCGGCGAGGGGAAGTCGCGGCGCAGGTCGGCCATCTCCTCGGTCAGCAGGCTGACGAACAGCTGCGAACTCATCTGTCGGCCGTCGGCCAGGTCGGCGCTCAGGCGGATCCACTGCCACAGCTGGGTGCGGCAGATCTCGGCCGTGGCGGCGTCCTCCATCAGGTTGTAGAGCGGCACGGCGCCGCGGCCTTCGATCCAGGCCTGGGTGTAGCGCACGCCGACGCGGATGTTCTCGCGCACGCCGGCCTCGGTTCGCTGGCCGTCGTGCAACTCCAGCATCTGGGCCTGGGTGATCGTCAGGTCCGTCAGGCGCTTGTCCAACTGGTTCGGCGTCGGCATCAGGCGGTCGAAGACTTCCATGGCCACGGGCACCAAGTCGGGGTGGGCGACCCAGGTGCCGTCGTGGCCGGCCCCGGCCTCGCGCTCCTTGTCGGCCCGGACCTTGGCGAACGCGGCCTGGTTGGCGGCCTCGTCGCCCTTGACCGGAATCTGGGCCGCCATGCCGCCCATGGCGAAGGCCCCGCGCCGGTGGCAGGTCTGGATCAGCTTCAGCGAATAGGCGCCCAGAAAGGCCTTGCCCATCACCATGGCCGAACGATCCGGGGTCAGGAATTCCGGCCGGCGGCCCAGGCGCTTGATGAACGAGAAGATGTAGTCCCAGCGGCCGCAGTTCAGGCCCGCCATGTGGTCGCGCAGCTCATGGATGATCTCGTCCATCTCGAAGGCGGCGGGGATGGTCTCGATCAGCACCGTGGCCTTGATCGTGCCGACCGGCAGGCCCAGGGCCGCCTGGGCGTGGACGAACACCTCGTTCCAGAGACGCGCCTCCAGGTGGCTCTCCAGCTTGGGCAGGTAGAAGTAGGGACCCGAGCCCTGGGCCAGCGTGGCCCGGGCGTTGTGGAACAGGTAGAGGCCGAAGTCGAACAAGGCCCCACTGACGGGCTGGCCATCCACTTCCATGTGCTGTTCAGGCAGATGCCAGCCACGGGGGCGGATTTTCAGGACGGCTGGGTTGGCTCCCAGCGCATAGCGCTTGCCGGACTTGGGATCGACGTGGGTCAGGTCTCCCGCCCAGCGATCCTTCAGGTTGACCTGGCCCTCCAGGACGTTGGTCCAGGTGGGCGAGGTGGCGTCCTCGAAGTCGGCCATGAACACCTTGGCCCCGCAGTTGAGGGCGTTGATGATCATCTTGCGGTCGACCGGGCCAGTGATTTCGACCCGGCGGTCCCGCAGGTCGGCCGGGATCGGCGCGACCGTCCAGTCGGCGGCCCGCACCTCGGCGGTTTCCGGGAGGAAGTCCGGCAGCTCGCCGGTGTCGAAGCGGGCTTGGCGGGCGACGCGGGCCGCCAGAAGCTCGCGCCGGCGGACGTCGAACCGCCGATGCAGGTCGGCCACGAAGGCCAGGGCCTCGGGCGTCAGGATCTCCACCGCGCGGCCCTCGACAGGACCGTTGATCTGGATGTTGGCGGCGATGTCGAGGGGCATGGCGTCTTCCGTGGGTGTGGGATGCGGCGGGTACTGGTGAGAACCGAAACCTCGTCCTTCGACAAGCTCAGGATGAGGTTTCGAGTTCGGCCTCGGCAATGGTCCTCATCCTGAGCCTGTCGAAGGACGAGGACCACGCAAGGCCTATCAGGCGCTCTTGGCGGCGCCATTGGGACGGACGGTCGGCACGATCTGGTCGCCCCAGTTGCCCGCGCCGTCGTGGTGGCGCGAGGTGCGCACCAGTTCGACCGAATAGCCCGCGGCGATCGCGCGCTGCACGGCCTCATTCAGCCGGTGAGCCGCCTCGGCCACCCGATCGACCGCCCGTTGCTGGTCGGTGGGGTTCGGCATGGCGGCGGGAGCAAATTGCGTGGCGGTCATGATGGACTCCTTGATCGGGTGGAGAGGGAAGGGAGGTTTCGCCGGCTATTCGGCGGCGAACTGGTTCATGGTGTTGGCGTGGCCGCCAGCCTTCAGGGCGCGCTCGCCGGCGACCATTTCCTTGAAGCTGTCGCCCAGGTCCGAGCCGACCTCGTGCTGGTGCTTGACCGCCGAGACGCCGCGGCGGATCTCTTCGCGCTGCACCGAATTGACATAGGCCTTCATCCGGTCGTCGCCGAAATAGCCGCGCGACAGCTCGTCCATGCTCTTGGCCGTCAGGTGGAAGGTCGGCAGGGTGATCAGGTTGTGGAACACCCCGGCGCGGGCCGAGATGTCGACCTGGAAGCGGGCCAGGCGCTCGTCGGTCTCGCGGCCCAGGTCGCTGGCGTCGAACTCGGCCGACATCAGGGCCGCGCCGTCGGGATAGCTGTCCTTGTGGATCTTGCCTTCGGCGATCCACTGTTCGCGCACCTGGCGGCGCAGGTTCAGGGTCCAGTTGAACGACGGCGAGTTGTTGTAGGTCAGCTTGGCGTTCGGCACGACCTTGCGGATCTCGGCGACCATGGAGGCGATCTCGTCGACATTGGGCGTGTCGGTCTCGATCCACAGCAGGTCGGCGCCGCCCTGCGTCAGCGAGGCGATGCAGTCCTCGATCACCCGGGCCCGGCCGGTGCCCTCCTGGAAGGCGAACAGGCCGTTGGGCATGCGCACGGGCTTTTCGAACCGGCCGTCGCGATACAGCGCCAGCTCGCCCGGCAGGATCGGGTTGCCTTCGGTAATGGCCTCGGTCTTCAGCCACTTGATGTAGTCGCTGGCCAGGTCGCCCGGCTCCTGGCTGACCGGCACCTTCTGGGTCAGGCCCGCGCCCAGGCTGTCGGTGCGGGCGACGATGACGCCCTCGTCGACGCCCAGTTCCTCGAAGGCCAGGCGGCAGGCGCGCAGCTTCTCGATGAAGTCCTCGCGCGGCACGGTGACCTTGCCGTCCTGGTGGCCGCACTGCTTGGCGTCCGAGACCTGATTCTCGATCTGCAGGCAGCAGGCGCCCGCCTTGATCATCTCCTTGGCCAGCAGGTAGGTGGCGTTCTCGTTGCCGAAGCCGGCGTCGATGTCGGCGATGATCGGCACGACGTGGGTCTCGAAGCCGTCGATGGCCGCGATCGCCGCCGTCTCGGCCGCCTTGTCGCCAGCCTCGCGCGCGGTCTTCAGGGTCTTGAACAGGTCGTTGATCGCCACCTCGTCGGCCTGGCGCAGCGAGACGTAGATCTCTTCGATCAGGTCGACCACCGAGGTCTTCTCGTGCATCGACTGGTCGGGCAGGTGGCCGAAGCGGTTGCGCAGGCCCGCCACCATCCAGCCGGACAGATAGACGTAGGCGCCCTTGGTCGTGCCGCGCAGGCGCTTGACCGACTTGATCATCTGCTGGGCGTGGAAGCCCGACCAACAGCCCAGCGACTGGGTGAACTTGCCGGCGTCGGCGTCGTAGGCGGCCATGTCGGCGCGCATGACGCCGGCCATTTCGCGGGCGATGTCCAGGTGGGTGGAGAAGGTGTTCTGCAGCTTCAACTGGATGATGTCATCCACCGCGACGCCGCCTGGCGTGACGCCCTGGGGATAGCGGGCCAGCAGCTCTTGGCGGAGTTGGGCGTAGGTCTTGCGCAGCGTCATGGCTCTTTTTCGTCCCATCGTCGGCTCGGCCAGTGACGGCCGGGCGGAAAAGTTCGTGGGGAGAGCTTGGGTCGCGACGCGGTCGGCGTCGAACCTATTGAAGGCAATTTGTCACAAACCGACTTTGTAATCTTTGTAAATCCATGACAACATGACTGCATGGCGACCCACGACAAGAAGCTGTTTCTCGGCGGCCGGCTCAAGCGGCTGCGGCGCGACCTGGGGGTCACCCAGAGCCGCATGGCCGAGAACCTGGGCGTCTCGGCCAGCTACCTGAACCTGCTGGAGCGCAACCAGCGGCCGGTCACCGCCCAGATCCTGCTGCGCCTGGCCGACGCCTACGACCTGGACCTGCGCAGCCTCTCGGCGGACGATCCGGGCGGCGGGGCGGGACTGGATGAGGTGCTGGCCGACAAGATGTTCGCCGACCTGGGCGTCAGTCGTCACGAGGCCGCCGAGGTGGCCGAGCTGTCGCCGGGCATCGCCGAGGCCATGGCGCGCCTCTATCGCGCCTATCTGGATCGTGGCCGGCTGATCGACCTGGGCGCCTTCGAGCGGCCGGACGGGGCCACGCCGGTGTCGTCCAGTTCGCCGACCGACTGGGTCCGCGACCTGGTGGGCTCGCAGCGCAACCACTTCGCCGAACTGGAGACCGCGGCCGAGCCGATCGTCGCGGCGATGAAGGCCGACCCTCAGGACCTGGGACCCGCCGTCCGCGCCCGGCTGCTGGAGCGCTTCGGAATCCAGGTTCGGGTCATGCCGGTCGAGACCATGACCGGCTCGCTGCGGCGCTACGACCATCACCGCAAGCGGCTGATGCTGTCGGAGACCCTGGCGCCGGCCAGCCGGATCTTCGCCATGTGCTACCAGCTGGGCCTGATGGAGGCGGGCGAGACCTTGTCGGTCCTGACCGATCGCTTCCAGGCCCCAGACCGCGCCACCCGCCAGCTGCTCAAGGTGTTCCTCGACAACTACCTGGCCGCGGCGATCATGACCCCGTACGAGCCGTTCCTGGCGGCCATGGAGGCCAGCGGCTACGACATCGAGCGGGTGCGCTCGCGGTTCGGCATCAGCTACGAGCAGGCCGCCCAGCGCCTGACCACCCTCAGCCGGCCCGGGTCGCGTGGCGTGCCCTTCTTCATGATGCGGCTCGATGCGGCCGGCAACATCTCCAAGCGGTTCGCGGCCGGGCCGTTCCCGTTCTCGCGGTTCGGCGGCGCCTGTCCGCGCTGGAACGTCCACGACAGCTTCAAGACGCCGGGGCGGATCGTCACCCAGGTGATCGAGACCCCCGACCGCGAACGCTACTTCACCCTGTCGCGCACCGTGCGGCGGGTGTCGGGCCTGCAGGCGGGGCTGGAGGACGAACTGGTCGTGGGGCTGGGCTGCGAGCTCAAGCACGCCGGCAAGCTGGTCTACGCCCGGGGGCTGGACATCGCCGCGCCGGCGGCCGTGGAGATCGGCCCCTCGTGTCGGATCTGCGAGCGCCCGGCCTGCCCGCAACGGGCCGCCGCGCCGATCAACCGGACCTTGCTGGTCGAGGAGTCCAGCAAGGCCCTGTCGCCGTTCCCGTTCGTGGCCTGAGGCGTCTCAGGGCTGCTCGGCCAGGCTGAAGATCTGTTCGGCCGGCGTCCATTTCTCGCCCGGCGCGGCCCAGGGCAGGGCCTTCTGCAACTTGCCCATCAGCGCCTCCCAGGCCTGGACGTCGGCGTCGGCGGCGTCGGCGGCCGCCTTGGCCTCGGGAGAAAAGTCCGGCCCGGTC
It encodes:
- the aceB gene encoding malate synthase A, with translation MPLDIAANIQINGPVEGRAVEILTPEALAFVADLHRRFDVRRRELLAARVARQARFDTGELPDFLPETAEVRAADWTVAPIPADLRDRRVEITGPVDRKMIINALNCGAKVFMADFEDATSPTWTNVLEGQVNLKDRWAGDLTHVDPKSGKRYALGANPAVLKIRPRGWHLPEQHMEVDGQPVSGALFDFGLYLFHNARATLAQGSGPYFYLPKLESHLEARLWNEVFVHAQAALGLPVGTIKATVLIETIPAAFEMDEIIHELRDHMAGLNCGRWDYIFSFIKRLGRRPEFLTPDRSAMVMGKAFLGAYSLKLIQTCHRRGAFAMGGMAAQIPVKGDEAANQAAFAKVRADKEREAGAGHDGTWVAHPDLVPVAMEVFDRLMPTPNQLDKRLTDLTITQAQMLELHDGQRTEAGVRENIRVGVRYTQAWIEGRGAVPLYNLMEDAATAEICRTQLWQWIRLSADLADGRQMSSQLFVSLLTEEMADLRRDFPSPRLEDAALLFSQMVLSDTLEEFLTLPAYELIA
- a CDS encoding isocitrate lyase, coding for MTLRKTYAQLRQELLARYPQGVTPGGVAVDDIIQLKLQNTFSTHLDIAREMAGVMRADMAAYDADAGKFTQSLGCWSGFHAQQMIKSVKRLRGTTKGAYVYLSGWMVAGLRNRFGHLPDQSMHEKTSVVDLIEEIYVSLRQADEVAINDLFKTLKTAREAGDKAAETAAIAAIDGFETHVVPIIADIDAGFGNENATYLLAKEMIKAGACCLQIENQVSDAKQCGHQDGKVTVPREDFIEKLRACRLAFEELGVDEGVIVARTDSLGAGLTQKVPVSQEPGDLASDYIKWLKTEAITEGNPILPGELALYRDGRFEKPVRMPNGLFAFQEGTGRARVIEDCIASLTQGGADLLWIETDTPNVDEIASMVAEIRKVVPNAKLTYNNSPSFNWTLNLRRQVREQWIAEGKIHKDSYPDGAALMSAEFDASDLGRETDERLARFQVDISARAGVFHNLITLPTFHLTAKSMDELSRGYFGDDRMKAYVNSVQREEIRRGVSAVKHQHEVGSDLGDSFKEMVAGERALKAGGHANTMNQFAAE
- a CDS encoding helix-turn-helix domain-containing protein; this encodes MATHDKKLFLGGRLKRLRRDLGVTQSRMAENLGVSASYLNLLERNQRPVTAQILLRLADAYDLDLRSLSADDPGGGAGLDEVLADKMFADLGVSRHEAAEVAELSPGIAEAMARLYRAYLDRGRLIDLGAFERPDGATPVSSSSPTDWVRDLVGSQRNHFAELETAAEPIVAAMKADPQDLGPAVRARLLERFGIQVRVMPVETMTGSLRRYDHHRKRLMLSETLAPASRIFAMCYQLGLMEAGETLSVLTDRFQAPDRATRQLLKVFLDNYLAAAIMTPYEPFLAAMEASGYDIERVRSRFGISYEQAAQRLTTLSRPGSRGVPFFMMRLDAAGNISKRFAAGPFPFSRFGGACPRWNVHDSFKTPGRIVTQVIETPDRERYFTLSRTVRRVSGLQAGLEDELVVGLGCELKHAGKLVYARGLDIAAPAAVEIGPSCRICERPACPQRAAAPINRTLLVEESSKALSPFPFVA